CAGTACGGCACCCAGCAACAGAAGAACGCACACACGAACATCGAGATTGTCTTCGCGGCGCGCACGTTCCGCACGTGCTCCTTTTGCTCGGAAGGATTGCGGACAGACGCACGGCCCGCGGATGGCAAGCCACAAGAATGACTGCGAGCGATGCGGTAAATCTTCGCGTAAATCGCGCAAGTGAGTAAAAGCGGCACAACGAAGTTAACCATCGAAGTAACAACTGAGAACGCCGTAGGTAGCGGGAAGACGCACTGGCCGTAGAACAGAAAGCTTTTATATGGGCTTATATCAATAGCTCCGATGACCGGTAAGATAGACATCACAAGACAGTATAACCAGATGACCGCAATGATGATCAGGGCGCGGCGACGGGTCATAAACCTCCCCGCGCGGCGGAACCTGTTGAGCGGGTCGCTGAGCGTCTTGTATCGGTCCAGGCTCACCGCAAGGAGGGTCAATATCGAGGTGGGGACTGTCATGAGGTACACGGTGGTCCATACTCGACACATGACCTCCCCGTGGTCCCACCGACCCCCCGTGATCAGGATGTCCACGTCAAAGGGCATAGCGAGGAGGGCGGTGATCAGATCGGAGACGGACAGCGACACGATGAACAGATTTGTGGGCAACCTGTGGAGGGAGAAATACTTATTCTTCAAATGAAAGTTCCACTAGCCTACTTGAAGCCGCTGACAGGTCAGCGGCTAAACGTaggaaaatgtgaaaaagGTTTCGTCAGTCCTTTTAAAAGTAGATATTCTCCTTATTCATAATCAATGTGTTGCTTCATACGGCAATTGATTGATTAGCAAAATTAATCAAAATTGGGGACTTACACTAATAAATCACGTCACGActtttgagtggcaaactcGCTCCAAAATGCACACGGAAATGCCTGCGTCACGAAATAAAATCCATGAAACTAATTCTATGCTTATTTAAAATACATTGAAACTTTCAGTTATTATTCGCAAGTGCTGattaagttgctttttgtgaGTACAAGTCGCCTAAAGGGGGATCAGCTGAGCTTTTCTATTTTTGGCTGTTTTCAACACAAGTTGTCATTTAATCGGATTTTAATAGGATCAATTTAAGATTTTTAGCATCATATTTTTAGTATTTATTGTTTACCGGGAAAACACATTTCCCGCCGAGTGTATGACTAAATGCATGCTGTTGGAAACATTGTGTTTCGCTGAATGAACGGCACGTGCATTAAATCTCAAATGAACGGCACATGTTTACATCTAAATGGAGACTAAATGAAGGGCACGTGTATACATGGACGGCACTAGATCTCAATGGAGATTTAGAAAGGATTTCAATCTAAACACACGAAGGCACTTATGAATAGAATTCGAAGGATCTGCTTTAgaataacctttttttaaaagcacaACACAATTCTATGTAAGGGTACTATAGCGGCAAGAGGCAATGCCATCGTATCTAAAGTAAAAAATAGAATTTGAAGGATCTATTCTATAATGACGTAGGgagaaaccaccggacagcctctatctgctggtgtgcgtcggacaagagaagccacactgTGAGCTCGCGCTGGCGCTCTTGAAAccggtggcctcaaccggcgtgaagaaaccgtttagctgtttagtaatccacaccaccctatttaccgTCTTCAATAATTTACTccttactcaattactatttttatcttacgttagttaatcatcaatgaactttgtacatagcTGTAACATGCCACTATTACTcttttataacctgaagaaggcaggtattggcctgccgaaatatcgttctaaaagacattaatctgcgttgttgccacctttttcttttgaaggttttattttataataaccTCAATCTCTGTCTCTCCCTCATTTCTGACGCGCAGTTTTTTTTGGTCTCGCGCATCGTTCGTAAAATCCCACTCGTAGTACTCCATTTCCTTGTCAAAACAACGCATCGCATTTGCTTACGTATGATACGACACAGCTTCACTCCCTTATTCTTGAGAGGTAAGTCAGGAGAACGCATTGTGCGATTTGAAATATTAGCTAACTTAAAAAGTGCTTTGGGCAAAACGTATTATCGACCATCACAATATTCGTCTACGGGGCTGATAGAAGGGGAAGTCAAATGGGCGTTCGATTGAACTCATATAACTAAGAGTTATATCGACACCTCCATCCAGAAGCATATCAAAGGCTATCATGATCAGGTCTCACTTAACGCAAGTGCACGTACGACCCCAAAGGCACGGAGAAGTCTTAAAAGCTCTCTCTCTATTAATGGGATATGATTCAAGGTTAAGGTCAGATATAAGATGTTCAATTCATCATTGACCAAACCAAATCGAAGATATCGCATTAACTTCCACCTTTTGTGGTTCTTGTTGCACACCTACCTTCATAAGCTTTTTTGTACGCCTGTCTTTTAAGTCTTTCAACTTTCGCCTATCTTCCGGGGCTATTGCCATGGGTCTACCTTCTAATTCTTTTGTTATACGCCTATCTTCCAAGGCCTTTATTACACGCCTATCTTCTAATAAGGCTTTTGATATACGCCTATCTTCCAAGGCCTTTGTTACATGCCTATCTTCCAAGGCTTTTGTTACATGCCTATCTTCCAAGGCCTTTGTTACATGCCTATCTTCTAATAAGGCTTTTGATATACGCCCATCTTCTAAGGCTTTTGTTATACGCCTATCTTCCAAGGCCTTTGTTACACGCCTATCTTCTAATAAGGCTTTTGATATACGCCTATCTTCCAAGGCCTTTGTTACATGCCTATCTTCCAAGGCCTTTGTTACATTCCTATCTTCCAAGGCCTTTGTTACATGCCTATCTTCCAAGGCTTTTGATATACGCCTATCTTCCAAGGCCTTTGTTACATGCCTATCTTCCAAGGCTTTTGTTACATGCCTATCTTCCAAGGCTTTTGTTACACGCCTACCTTCTAATTCTTTTGTTATACGCCTATCTTCCAAGGCCTTTGTTACACGCCTATCTTCTAATAAGGCTTTTGTTATACGCCTATCTTCCAATGCCTTTGTTACACGCCTATCTTCTAATAAGGCTTTTGTTATACGCCTATCTTCCAAGGCCTTTGTTACACGCCTATCTTCTAATAAAGCTTTTGTTATACGCCTATTTTCCAAGGCCTTTGTTACACGCCTATCATCTAAGGCTTTTGTTATACGCCTATCTTCCAAGGCCATTGTTACACGCCTATCTTCCAAGGCTTTTGATATATGCCTATCTTACAAGGCCTTTGTTACATGCCTATCTTCCAAGGCTTTTGATATACGCCTATCTTCTAATAAGGATTTTGATATACGCCTATCTTCCAAGGCTTTTGATACACGCCTATCTTCTAAGGACTTTGTTATACGCCTACTATTTGGGTTATACGCCTACCTTCTAAGGCCTTTGTTCACAGCCACCACGCCACACACCAACATATTTCCCGCCAAAGCGACGACGATAATGCAACAGTACAACACCGCGAACACCCACGCGTACCACGAGTCAAAATTGCGCAGATGCAGCGACACGCTTGAGTTGGTGGAATTGCTCATCATCGCGCGACTAGCTTTAAACTCCGCGGCGGCAAATAGCAGGGGATAGTTGTGGTATTGTTCTATCTACCGTGCAAATAGAACAGTAGAGAGACGTTGGTAAAAGAGTTTTCAAGTTTTTCAAGGGGGCCTTGATGTGTGATTCCTTAGTGTTGTGACGACCCAAGACGATGaatgttgctgctgctgtatTGTTGTCACTGTTCAATTTCGTGTCCTGATCGTATTTTTGTTAGTACCGCTAAT
The DNA window shown above is from Nematostella vectensis unplaced genomic scaffold, jaNemVect1.1, whole genome shotgun sequence and carries:
- the LOC125560902 gene encoding tyramine receptor Ser-2-like isoform X3; protein product: MPFDVDILITGGRWDHGEVMCRVWTTVYLMTVPTSILTLLAVSLDRYKTLSDPLNRFRRAGRFMTRRRALIIIAVIWLYCLVMSILPVIGAIDISPYKSFLFYGQCVFPLPTAFSVVTSMVNFVVPLLLTCAIYAKIYRIARSHSCGLPSAGRASVRNPSEQKEHVRNVRAAKTISMFVCAFFCCWVPYCMVSVVSNLCPACFMTTPPHVYPPLLMLGYLNSALNPFLFSFRNKAFKSTVWRLWRNIKRRRHPHKFLSRSSTRQENGTDVQLSSLRSRGSTAHEPGVNSKTESVVFSSSSSREPLSVNDKLQIHIDTEHAR
- the LOC125560902 gene encoding tyramine receptor Ser-2-like isoform X2: MMSNSTNSSVSLHLRNFDSWYAWVFAVLYCCIIVVALAGNMLVCGVVAVNKGLRRLPTNLFIVSLSVSDLITALLAMPFDVDILITGGRWDHGEVMCRVWTTVYLMTVPTSILTLLAVSLDRYKTLSDPLNRFRRAGRFMTRRRALIIIAVIWLYCLVMSILPVIGAIDISPYKSFLFYGQCVFPLPTAFSVVTSMVNFVVPLLLTCAIYAKIYRIARSHSCGLPSAGRASVRNPSEQKEHVRNVRAAKTISMFVCAFFCCWVPYCMVSVVSNLCPACFMTTPPHVYPPLLMLGYLNSALNPFLFSFRNKAFKSTVWRLWRNIKRRRHPHNTRQENGTDVQLSSLRSRGSTAHEPGVNSKTESVVFSSSSSREPLSVNDKLQIHIDTEHAR
- the LOC125560902 gene encoding tyramine receptor Ser-2-like isoform X1, yielding MMSNSTNSSVSLHLRNFDSWYAWVFAVLYCCIIVVALAGNMLVCGVVAVNKGLRRLPTNLFIVSLSVSDLITALLAMPFDVDILITGGRWDHGEVMCRVWTTVYLMTVPTSILTLLAVSLDRYKTLSDPLNRFRRAGRFMTRRRALIIIAVIWLYCLVMSILPVIGAIDISPYKSFLFYGQCVFPLPTAFSVVTSMVNFVVPLLLTCAIYAKIYRIARSHSCGLPSAGRASVRNPSEQKEHVRNVRAAKTISMFVCAFFCCWVPYCMVSVVSNLCPACFMTTPPHVYPPLLMLGYLNSALNPFLFSFRNKAFKSTVWRLWRNIKRRRHPHKFLSRSSTRQENGTDVQLSSLRSRGSTAHEPGVNSKTESVVFSSSSSREPLSVNDKLQIHIDTEHAR